The genome window GAGGCGCGCGGCCGGCGCGGCCATCGTCGCCGTCCTCGTCTCCGCCGCGTGCGCCGACGCGCAGCCGCGCGTGCCCGCGCGCGATCCCGTCACGCTCGACCTGCCCGCGCGCGACACCGCCAACCCGATGGCGCTCGTGGAGCTGCACTTCCCGAGCGGCGGCGCGCGGCTGAATGGGCTGCTGTATCTCGCGCCGGGAAAGGGCCCGCACCCGACGGTCGTGCTGCTGCACGGCTATCCCGGCAACGAGCGCAACCTCGACCTCGCGCAGGCGATGCGCCGCGCGGGGCTGAACGTCCTCTTCTTCCACTACCGCGGCGCGTGGGGAAGCGGCGGCGAGTTCTCGTTCGACAACGCGCAGGCCGACGTCGCGGCCGCGCTGCGCTTCCTGCGCGACTCCGTGAACGCGACGCGCCACCGCATCGACCGGCGGCGCCTCGCGCTCGTGGGGCACAGCATGGGCGGCTGGCTCGCGCTGCGCGGCGCGGCCGCCGACCCGACGGTCGCGTGCGCGGCGGGGCTCGAGTTCTGGGACGTCGGCCGCGAGGGCGTGGCGATGCGGAAGGACTCCGCGGCGCGCGCGGAGTTCCTCGCGTACACCACCGACATCACCGCGCCCGGTG of Roseisolibacter agri contains these proteins:
- a CDS encoding alpha/beta hydrolase family protein produces the protein MRRAAGAAIVAVLVSAACADAQPRVPARDPVTLDLPARDTANPMALVELHFPSGGARLNGLLYLAPGKGPHPTVVLLHGYPGNERNLDLAQAMRRAGLNVLFFHYRGAWGSGGEFSFDNAQADVAAALRFLRDSVNATRHRIDRRRLALVGHSMGGWLALRGAAADPTVACAAGLEFWDVGREGVAMRKDSAARAEFLAYTTDITAPGAPLRAAGGAAALVKAMLDRGDEWALAASAPALRARPVLLLDNTANTSHAPLADALRKAGNARVATHVWPTDHSFSDRRVGLARTVIDWLRTDCRL